Proteins from a genomic interval of Medicago truncatula cultivar Jemalong A17 chromosome 3, MtrunA17r5.0-ANR, whole genome shotgun sequence:
- the LOC11418604 gene encoding uncharacterized protein, whose product MPKHEKQSSDVDVPKTIQNLPIQMMERQEDPAATSPTDRIPSHVFNRTKSNNQWSTASNESLFSIHMGTMSFSNDIAFLSKSGELDNPIDHNHLSKSSELDKPIDHNHNHNISDGFQTNHHPILPQPQGTKFNAISQNFGEQDGGSRVTEEKAAETMRQVIMESSVKQESKSKGDTASATAAARSKLLSSSNNDHSPHSDGSTRSYAFKVMTDGDKTPSAKRNEDVRNQVKQPVQQNVKGTPAAAQNPKSTPNASQNKWLSCFTCCH is encoded by the exons ATGCCAAAGCATGAAAAACAATCTAGTGATGTAGATGTTCCTAAGACAATACAAAACCTTCCAATACAGATGATGGAAAGACAAGAGGATCCTGCTGCTACATCTCCCACAGACAGAATTCCATCACATGTTTTCAATAGAACCAAATCAAACAATCAATGGAGCACTGCTTCTAATGAATCTTTGTTTAGTATTCATATGGGAACTATGAGTTTCTCTAATGATATTGCTTTTTTGAGTAAATCTGGTGAGTTGGATAACCCTATTGATCACAATCACTTGAGTAAATCCAGTGAGTTGGATAAGCCTATTGATCACAATCACAATCACAACATTTCTGATGGTTTTCAAACCAATCATCATCCAATTTTACCTCAACCACAAGGTACTAAGTTCAATGCTATTAGTCAAAATTTTGGTGAACAAGATGGTGGTTCGAGAGTAACTGAGGAAAAAGCTGCTGAGACAATGAGACAGGTTATAATGGAATCTAGTGTCAAACAAGAGAGTAAAAGTAAAGGAGATACGGCATCTGCTACTGCGGCAGCACGTTCCAAACTTCTTTCTAGTTCGAATAATGATCATTCTCCTCATTCAGATGGGAGCACCAGATCTTATGCGTTTAAAGT AATGACAGATGGAGACAAAACACCTTCAGCGAAACGAAACGAAGACGTGAGAAATCAAGTGAAGCAGCCAGTGCAACAGAATGTTAAAGGAACACCAGCTGCAGCTCAAAACCCTAAATCAACCCCAAATGCTTCTCAGAACAAATGGTTATCTTGCTTCACATGTTGCCATTAG
- the LOC11440732 gene encoding ninja-family protein AFP3 isoform X1: MERFYGEKEQHSKEIDLTLKLSTCGENLEEKRLIRSSSMAGEMENWCSFVPSLERSCSLPIDSGKIMLLERQRSVADSELHGPRHSAEVVVDSKFQISTKRENVSMIFKKPIGKEIPLPPKSADTKHENRAKKTTLPDYCSLKGDVMEILRQMPTVTTTGDGPNGKRIEGFLYKYRSGEVCIVCVCHGSFLTPKEFVMHAGGKEVANPMKHITVYPVSF, translated from the exons ATGGAg aGGTTTTATGGTGAGAAAGAGCAACACTCCAAAGAAATAGACCTTACTCTTAAGCTTTCTACTTGTGGTgaaaatttggaagaaaagaGGTTGATAAGGTCATCATCAATGGCTGGAGAGATGGAAAATTGGTGTTCCTTTGTGCCATCTTTAGAGAGATCTTGCTCTCTTCCAATTGATAGTGGAAAGATAATGTTGCTAGAGAGACAGAGAAGTGTGGCAGATTCAGAGCTACATG GTCCAAGACATTCAGCTGAAGTAGTAGTTGATTCCAAATTTCAGATATCAACCAAGCGTGAAAATGTTTCAATGATTTTCAAGAAACCAATAGGCAAGGAAATTCCCCTTCCACCTAAGTCTGCTGATACTAAACATGAGAATCGAGCAAAAAAGACTACTCTCCCTGACTACTGCAGTCTTAAAGGTGATGTGATGGAGATATTGAGACAAATGCCGACCGTTACAACGACTGGAGATGGCCCAAATGGGAAGCGAATAGAAGGATTTCTGTACAAGTATAGGTCTGGTGAAGTTTGTATTGTATGTGTCTGCCATGGTAGTTTCCTCACTCCAAAGGAGTTTGTGATGCATGCTGGTGGAAAGGAAGTGGCTAATCCAATGAAGCATATCACTGTTTATCCTGTCTCATTTTAG
- the LOC11440732 gene encoding ninja-family protein AFP3 isoform X2: MAGEMENWCSFVPSLERSCSLPIDSGKIMLLERQRSVADSELHGPRHSAEVVVDSKFQISTKRENVSMIFKKPIGKEIPLPPKSADTKHENRAKKTTLPDYCSLKGDVMEILRQMPTVTTTGDGPNGKRIEGFLYKYRSGEVCIVCVCHGSFLTPKEFVMHAGGKEVANPMKHITVYPVSF; the protein is encoded by the exons ATGGCTGGAGAGATGGAAAATTGGTGTTCCTTTGTGCCATCTTTAGAGAGATCTTGCTCTCTTCCAATTGATAGTGGAAAGATAATGTTGCTAGAGAGACAGAGAAGTGTGGCAGATTCAGAGCTACATG GTCCAAGACATTCAGCTGAAGTAGTAGTTGATTCCAAATTTCAGATATCAACCAAGCGTGAAAATGTTTCAATGATTTTCAAGAAACCAATAGGCAAGGAAATTCCCCTTCCACCTAAGTCTGCTGATACTAAACATGAGAATCGAGCAAAAAAGACTACTCTCCCTGACTACTGCAGTCTTAAAGGTGATGTGATGGAGATATTGAGACAAATGCCGACCGTTACAACGACTGGAGATGGCCCAAATGGGAAGCGAATAGAAGGATTTCTGTACAAGTATAGGTCTGGTGAAGTTTGTATTGTATGTGTCTGCCATGGTAGTTTCCTCACTCCAAAGGAGTTTGTGATGCATGCTGGTGGAAAGGAAGTGGCTAATCCAATGAAGCATATCACTGTTTATCCTGTCTCATTTTAG